Proteins encoded in a region of the Desulfovibrio gilichinskyi genome:
- a CDS encoding protein-glutamate methylesterase/protein-glutamine glutaminase, which translates to MINVVVIDDSAFMRKAISTMLEKDPGIKVVATARDGEEGLAVIRKFNPDVITLDIEMPKMDGLTALRHIMMEMPKPVIMVSSLTTEGAESTLKALDLGAVDFIPKQLSKVSLDIVKIETDLISKVKSVAMRRMRPVPRLRSAAVAAKRPVTPRVNIGRPKRDVVMIGVSTGGPPAVQKILSSLPKDFPAGIVIAQHMPKAFTGPFANRLNSISQLTVKEAETGDRLVPGSVFVAPGGSHLVIDQRFSRIELTVTAEPKEALYKPSANVLATSVANAVGRRALGVILTGMGNDGRDGIRDLKSKGGRAIAQSDSSCVVYGMPKAIVDDGLADEIVDIDDMAEAILNNLYL; encoded by the coding sequence GTGATAAATGTTGTAGTAATTGATGATTCAGCTTTCATGCGTAAAGCCATCAGCACAATGCTGGAGAAAGATCCGGGCATAAAAGTTGTGGCTACCGCTCGTGACGGAGAGGAAGGGCTTGCAGTAATCAGGAAGTTTAATCCTGATGTTATTACATTAGATATTGAGATGCCTAAGATGGACGGGCTTACAGCATTACGTCATATAATGATGGAGATGCCGAAGCCGGTAATCATGGTAAGTTCTTTGACAACTGAAGGAGCAGAATCAACCTTAAAGGCTCTTGATCTCGGTGCTGTGGACTTTATTCCTAAACAGCTTTCCAAAGTATCGCTTGATATTGTTAAGATTGAAACAGATTTGATTTCCAAAGTTAAAAGTGTCGCCATGCGGAGGATGCGCCCTGTTCCAAGGTTGCGTTCTGCCGCGGTTGCCGCTAAGCGTCCCGTTACTCCGCGTGTTAACATCGGAAGACCCAAGAGAGACGTGGTTATGATCGGCGTGTCTACCGGCGGACCTCCTGCTGTACAAAAAATTTTATCTTCATTGCCGAAAGACTTTCCAGCTGGTATAGTTATAGCTCAGCATATGCCTAAAGCCTTTACAGGACCGTTTGCAAACCGACTTAACAGTATAAGTCAGCTTACGGTAAAAGAGGCTGAAACAGGCGACAGACTTGTACCGGGATCAGTATTTGTCGCTCCGGGCGGTTCTCATTTAGTGATTGATCAAAGATTCAGCAGAATTGAATTAACAGTTACAGCTGAACCCAAAGAAGCCTTGTATAAGCCTTCGGCTAATGTTCTGGCCACTTCCGTAGCAAACGCTGTAGGAAGAAGAGCTTTGGGTGTTATTCTTACTGGAATGGGAAATGACGGCAGAGACGGTATCCGTGATTTGAAATCTAAGGGAGGCAGGGCCATCGCACAAAGTGATTCCTCCTGTGTTGTATATGGCATGCCTAAGGCTATTGTTGATGACGGGCTTGCTGATGAAATCGTTGATATTGATGATATGGCTGAAGCTATTCTCAATAATCTATATTTGTAA
- a CDS encoding HEAT repeat domain-containing protein has product MTDCARIIEDLKNEDNEIVREAAFQAGEFGCEEAVPLLAELLKTSHLGLQEAADHALRHIGGKRTVQAVVPLLRSDEAPVRNLSMDILREVGVQDFPSLVALVHDDDPDIRIFATDILGSSDSFMAVEPLCDALLKDPEVNVRYQAAVSLGDLENPAAAKCLNKAMQDDEWVQYAVIEALAKIKHSSSVDALVKALHTSSDLVASMIIDALGEVGNIKAVTMLLRHLDTSPTALRNKIVKAIVGILGGKSLQLLSAAEREKLREYMLIALKDEDVEIQDAAITGLGFVGGEKATDEVLKLASELEPDRDRDRLTEIVSSLSNMKMNKSLIGALNNGSFKKAAIAIEVLSNLEDVGVSQVLMDAFDGKERDLKRGILEALVNTAGEEAKDFFVKVLETEQDGTMLKTAIDFLGQKLEAKDEADRIFALLAHPYDDVKEAALDACVSIGGDKINQKFIELFTSEEPIERLMSVFAMGKLDATGNIELIQKALEDEVPDIRKIALEALADCSSGMTSLPLIVSRLNDENRDVRLTVIELMGKCYKSEVIPYIIQALVDDDDWVQIRAAEALGTHREQAALPNLIPMLASPNKLVVLKVIEALGAIGGTLAFQSLLEASNTGGDPEIMQAAEDAIFEIQEKQGDNK; this is encoded by the coding sequence ATGACGGACTGTGCGAGAATTATCGAAGATTTGAAAAATGAAGACAATGAAATTGTCCGCGAAGCTGCTTTTCAAGCTGGAGAATTCGGCTGTGAAGAAGCCGTGCCTTTGTTGGCTGAGCTTTTAAAGACCAGCCATCTTGGACTGCAGGAAGCGGCTGACCATGCACTTCGCCATATAGGCGGTAAAAGAACTGTACAGGCAGTTGTTCCTTTGTTGCGTTCCGATGAAGCTCCGGTCAGAAACCTGTCTATGGATATATTACGCGAAGTAGGAGTACAGGATTTTCCTTCTCTCGTTGCACTGGTTCATGATGATGATCCGGATATAAGAATTTTTGCTACTGATATTCTTGGTTCCAGCGATAGTTTTATGGCGGTTGAACCTCTTTGTGATGCATTGCTTAAAGATCCTGAAGTAAACGTCCGCTATCAGGCGGCTGTCAGCCTCGGTGACCTTGAAAATCCGGCTGCTGCTAAATGCCTCAATAAGGCAATGCAGGATGATGAATGGGTTCAGTATGCAGTAATCGAAGCCCTTGCTAAAATTAAGCATTCCAGCTCAGTTGATGCCTTGGTCAAGGCTCTTCATACCAGTTCGGACCTTGTTGCATCCATGATAATTGATGCCTTGGGTGAGGTTGGTAATATTAAAGCCGTAACGATGCTTTTACGCCACCTTGATACTTCTCCTACCGCATTGCGCAATAAAATTGTTAAAGCCATTGTCGGAATTCTCGGCGGCAAGTCCCTGCAGCTTTTATCAGCAGCTGAGCGTGAGAAATTAAGAGAATACATGCTTATCGCGCTTAAAGATGAAGATGTAGAAATTCAGGATGCCGCAATAACCGGTTTAGGTTTTGTCGGTGGTGAAAAAGCCACGGATGAAGTGCTTAAGCTGGCAAGTGAACTTGAGCCGGACCGTGATAGGGACAGACTGACTGAAATAGTCTCCAGCCTGTCTAACATGAAGATGAATAAATCTTTAATCGGTGCTTTAAATAATGGCAGTTTTAAAAAGGCTGCTATCGCTATAGAGGTCTTATCAAACCTTGAAGATGTGGGTGTCTCGCAGGTATTGATGGATGCATTTGATGGCAAAGAAAGAGATCTTAAGCGCGGAATTCTGGAAGCTTTGGTGAATACTGCAGGCGAAGAAGCCAAGGACTTTTTTGTGAAAGTTCTTGAAACTGAGCAGGATGGCACTATGCTTAAAACTGCTATCGATTTCTTGGGGCAGAAACTTGAAGCTAAAGACGAAGCGGATAGAATTTTTGCATTGCTTGCTCATCCTTATGATGACGTTAAGGAAGCTGCTCTTGATGCCTGTGTGTCCATCGGCGGAGACAAAATTAATCAGAAATTTATTGAACTGTTTACCAGCGAAGAACCCATCGAAAGGCTTATGTCTGTTTTCGCCATGGGCAAACTTGATGCCACAGGCAATATTGAGCTTATACAGAAAGCTCTTGAAGATGAAGTTCCTGATATCAGAAAGATTGCGCTCGAAGCGTTGGCGGATTGCTCTAGCGGTATGACCAGCCTTCCTTTAATAGTTTCGCGTTTAAATGATGAAAACAGGGATGTAAGACTCACAGTTATTGAATTGATGGGAAAATGTTATAAATCTGAAGTCATACCTTATATTATTCAAGCTTTGGTTGATGATGATGACTGGGTTCAGATTCGCGCTGCAGAAGCTTTGGGCACACATCGTGAGCAGGCTGCACTGCCTAATCTCATTCCGATGCTTGCGTCCCCTAATAAACTTGTTGTTTTGAAAGTTATTGAAGCCTTGGGTGCAATTGGCGGAACTCTCGCATTTCAGTCATTGCTTGAAGCCTCAAATACAGGTGGAGATCCGGAAATAATGCAGGCCGCAGAAGATGCGATTTTTGAAATTCAAGAAAAGCAAGGAGATAATAAATAG
- a CDS encoding CheR family methyltransferase: protein MSSLFSKTISLRKELKISDLEFTQLRDFIYDQAGIFIAANRKYLLENRLANRLKELNLKTFGEYYYFLQYDSGRKGELNKLFEVITTNETSFYRNPPQLKVFQTKVLPEVFDTLRAQKKKRLRIWSAGCSTGEEPYTLAMIISEVLGAELSSWNIKITANDLSERVLKAARKGVYNEYSLRTTPKEIVSKYFDQSDTEYKVTNQIKQLVSFGQINLSDRVQVKRVERSEIVFCRNVIIYFDEPMKKKVINAYYDNLVPGGFLIIGHSESLHNITRAFKPVHHPGAIIYQKLE, encoded by the coding sequence ATGTCTTCCCTGTTTTCTAAGACTATTTCACTTCGAAAAGAGTTAAAAATTTCTGATCTGGAATTTACCCAGCTTAGAGATTTTATATATGATCAGGCTGGTATATTTATCGCTGCAAACCGTAAATATTTGCTCGAGAACCGTCTTGCCAATCGTCTGAAAGAATTGAATCTGAAGACTTTTGGAGAATATTACTATTTTTTGCAGTACGATTCCGGCCGTAAAGGTGAGCTTAATAAACTTTTTGAAGTTATTACCACTAATGAAACCAGCTTTTACAGGAATCCTCCTCAGTTAAAAGTATTTCAGACAAAAGTTCTGCCTGAAGTTTTTGATACCTTACGCGCGCAAAAGAAAAAAAGACTGCGTATCTGGTCTGCCGGTTGCTCAACAGGTGAAGAACCGTACACGCTTGCTATGATTATCAGTGAGGTACTGGGGGCAGAGCTCAGTAGCTGGAATATTAAGATTACAGCTAACGATTTGTCTGAAAGAGTGCTGAAGGCTGCGCGAAAGGGTGTTTATAATGAATACTCCTTAAGGACAACTCCAAAGGAAATAGTCAGCAAGTATTTTGATCAGAGTGATACGGAGTACAAAGTTACGAATCAAATTAAACAGCTTGTTTCTTTTGGACAAATTAATCTAAGTGATAGAGTGCAGGTTAAAAGAGTTGAAAGATCTGAAATTGTTTTTTGTAGAAACGTTATAATTTATTTCGATGAGCCTATGAAGAAAAAGGTTATCAATGCCTATTATGATAATCTGGTTCCCGGCGGTTTTTTAATTATAGGGCATTCTGAATCTTTGCATAATATTACACGGGCATTTAAACCTGTGCATCATCCAGGTGCTATTATTTATCAGAAGTTGGAATAA
- a CDS encoding ParA family protein has protein sequence MENDISKIAVADHMERAKVIAIANQKGGVGKTTTALTLGEALSRLDKKVLVIDLDPHANASVHLSFFPETVTMTAHNLFFDDANYKTIWLQIVQKRVAVGFDFVPACIRLSELENDLKDRKNKGMVLSNALGGISDQYDYILIDCPPHVGVLLVNAIVASDLVLIPIQTDFLALYGIRLLFDTIKVLNKVLPSPVKFKALPTMYDGRAGACRKILNLIRRKLKDKVFSTVVHMDTKFREACASGKVIYAIDDKSRGALEYMQLAREIIRNENA, from the coding sequence ATGGAAAATGATATTTCAAAGATCGCGGTTGCTGATCATATGGAACGCGCAAAAGTAATTGCGATTGCAAATCAAAAGGGAGGAGTGGGCAAAACAACCACAGCTTTGACACTTGGGGAAGCTTTATCCCGCCTTGATAAAAAGGTGCTGGTCATAGATCTTGATCCACATGCAAACGCTTCGGTTCATTTGTCTTTTTTTCCTGAAACAGTAACCATGACAGCTCATAATCTGTTTTTTGATGATGCTAATTATAAAACGATCTGGTTGCAGATAGTTCAGAAACGGGTTGCCGTAGGATTTGATTTTGTACCGGCCTGCATAAGGCTTTCTGAACTTGAAAACGACCTTAAAGATAGAAAAAATAAGGGTATGGTGCTATCTAATGCTCTTGGCGGAATATCCGATCAGTATGATTATATACTGATTGATTGCCCTCCGCATGTCGGAGTGCTCCTGGTTAACGCGATTGTTGCATCGGATTTGGTGCTTATCCCGATCCAGACAGATTTTTTGGCTCTTTACGGTATAAGATTGTTGTTTGATACAATTAAGGTGCTGAATAAGGTGCTGCCGAGTCCCGTCAAATTCAAGGCTTTGCCTACGATGTATGACGGGCGGGCCGGAGCCTGCCGCAAAATTTTAAATCTTATCAGACGAAAACTTAAAGATAAGGTTTTTAGTACAGTGGTGCATATGGATACGAAATTTAGAGAGGCATGCGCCAGCGGAAAAGTTATTTACGCTATTGACGACAAGTCCCGTGGTGCTTTGGAATACATGCAACTGGCGAGAGAGATAATAAGAAATGAAAACGCCTGA
- a CDS encoding chemotaxis protein CheW: protein MKTPEEYFVENVNLPNEEKQQDNYTEAESAFMDKYLGLGDRDVLDTLKRVDPRRDSRLPGFMPAPELEDFGGEGSAEDFEERLKENEEVQLVSFVVGEREYALPIVVIQEVVKKVPVTLLPSAPGYMQGIINLRGRVTPVLDLRNLLHKGIGVSDKFVVVCRHKGLQLGLAISAVKTMYRADKSELVWGVESEVGVSAEFLLGLYKSRDKLVSILSVDRLVEQILKSEGEINA from the coding sequence ATGAAAACGCCTGAAGAATATTTCGTAGAAAATGTAAATCTACCCAATGAAGAAAAGCAGCAGGACAATTATACTGAAGCCGAATCTGCTTTTATGGATAAATATCTTGGACTGGGAGACCGTGATGTCCTTGATACACTCAAAAGAGTTGACCCTAGAAGGGATTCACGACTGCCAGGGTTTATGCCCGCTCCTGAACTTGAAGATTTCGGCGGTGAGGGAAGTGCGGAAGATTTTGAGGAAAGGCTCAAAGAAAATGAAGAAGTTCAACTTGTCAGTTTTGTCGTAGGTGAAAGAGAATACGCATTACCGATAGTTGTAATTCAGGAAGTGGTTAAGAAAGTTCCGGTAACTCTTCTTCCCTCAGCTCCCGGGTATATGCAGGGCATTATTAATCTCAGAGGGCGAGTTACACCGGTTTTAGATTTAAGAAATCTTTTGCATAAGGGAATCGGAGTTTCAGATAAATTTGTTGTTGTTTGCCGACATAAAGGGCTTCAACTGGGCTTGGCAATCAGTGCAGTCAAAACTATGTACCGCGCGGATAAAAGCGAGCTTGTCTGGGGTGTTGAGTCAGAGGTTGGTGTAAGTGCTGAATTTTTACTTGGACTATACAAATCCAGAGATAAGTTGGTCAGTATCCTTTCTGTCGATAGGCTCGTGGAACAAATTTTAAAGAGTGAAGGTGAAATAAATGCCTAA
- a CDS encoding response regulator, giving the protein MPKHILIVDDSKTVRNLVAFIMKKEGFKVSTAEDGLDGLEKLYSLEKVDLIISDVNMPRMDGFTYIKTVREQDAYKDIPIIVLSTEGQEKDIQTGLNLGANLYMVKPAQPEKMVKNIKMLLG; this is encoded by the coding sequence ATGCCTAAACATATTCTGATAGTGGACGATTCAAAGACTGTAAGGAATCTTGTTGCCTTTATCATGAAGAAGGAAGGGTTCAAGGTCAGTACTGCCGAAGACGGTCTTGACGGGCTGGAGAAGCTTTACAGTCTTGAAAAGGTTGACCTGATTATTTCGGATGTTAATATGCCTAGAATGGATGGTTTTACATATATTAAAACCGTTCGCGAGCAGGACGCATATAAAGATATTCCCATCATCGTTCTTTCTACCGAAGGCCAGGAGAAGGATATTCAAACCGGACTTAATCTGGGCGCTAATTTATATATGGTAAAACCTGCCCAGCCTGAAAAGATGGTTAAGAATATAAAAATGCTGTTGGGTTAG